In Alteromonas sp. V450, the following proteins share a genomic window:
- a CDS encoding Crp/Fnr family transcriptional regulator, which produces MSYIHGKQQTIMPDEYVALCLPFGTLRTYAATATIHDRGSKNKGLSVVVSGEVKIGNYGLDGSYQITTVLQRGDTFGEFTLYASLARTHHAEALTECKVLQIPEPAFRSLTSQHPAIAEFITRSLAIKLHSALERLDDIRRLPTHVQLAKLIYQSYLTSKHVFIPLRQSDYAERLGVTVLTAHKSLTKLYDLKLIEKRYGGVAIIQVERLEGFLKESSSLLPL; this is translated from the coding sequence ATGTCTTACATTCACGGCAAACAGCAAACCATTATGCCTGACGAATACGTCGCGCTTTGTTTGCCTTTTGGAACGCTAAGAACCTATGCGGCTACCGCGACAATTCACGATAGGGGAAGTAAAAACAAAGGGCTGTCTGTTGTGGTATCAGGAGAAGTAAAGATTGGTAATTATGGCCTGGACGGCAGTTATCAAATTACTACTGTATTGCAACGAGGAGATACGTTTGGCGAGTTCACATTGTATGCATCACTTGCAAGAACGCATCACGCTGAAGCGCTAACGGAATGTAAGGTATTACAAATACCTGAACCTGCTTTTCGTTCTCTGACAAGCCAACATCCAGCGATTGCTGAATTCATCACCCGGTCACTGGCAATAAAGCTTCACTCGGCGCTGGAAAGGTTGGATGATATTCGACGCTTACCCACTCACGTCCAGTTAGCTAAGCTAATTTATCAATCGTATCTTACCTCTAAGCACGTCTTTATACCGTTAAGGCAAAGCGATTATGCTGAAAGATTGGGCGTTACCGTACTTACCGCACATAAATCATTAACGAAGCTGTATGATTTAAAGTTGATTGAAAAGCGCTACGGGGGCGTGGCAATTATCCAGGTCGAGCGACTGGAAGGTTTTTTGAAAGAAAGTTCGTCACTATTACCATTGTAA
- the rutR gene encoding HTH-type transcriptional regulator RutR, whose translation MSKSEDQVNTKTVRAFSPKTQKRREKALQEKRTRIMDAALSLFAKNGVNGTTVEQVSELANVSKSNLLYYFKSKEGLYLSVITHLLDVWLTPLQSFSAEQDPIETLSDYIKVKLEMSRDNPAESKLFCMEVVQGAPLLIKELETPLKTLLDAKSAVIIEWIEAGKLKPVDPIHLIFSIWAITQHYADFSVQIKAVTGKDLSDPAFFESTLSNIQHIILGGLKPA comes from the coding sequence GTGAGCAAATCTGAAGACCAAGTAAATACAAAAACAGTAAGAGCATTTAGCCCTAAAACCCAAAAGCGGCGAGAAAAGGCGCTTCAAGAAAAGCGCACACGTATTATGGATGCAGCGCTATCTTTGTTTGCAAAAAACGGCGTTAACGGCACAACGGTAGAGCAAGTTTCTGAGTTAGCGAATGTCTCAAAAAGTAATTTATTGTATTACTTTAAAAGTAAAGAGGGTTTGTACTTATCGGTTATTACCCACCTTTTAGATGTGTGGTTAACGCCTCTTCAGAGCTTTTCAGCAGAACAAGACCCTATAGAAACCCTGAGCGACTACATTAAAGTAAAACTTGAAATGTCGAGGGACAATCCCGCTGAATCTAAGCTTTTTTGTATGGAAGTGGTACAAGGTGCCCCTCTTTTAATAAAGGAATTAGAAACGCCGCTCAAAACACTGCTGGACGCGAAAAGCGCCGTCATTATCGAATGGATTGAAGCGGGTAAGCTAAAGCCTGTTGATCCTATACACTTGATATTCAGCATTTGGGCCATTACTCAGCATTACGCCGATTTCAGCGTGCAGATCAAAGCCGTAACTGGTAAAGATTTAAGCGATCCCGCTTTCTTCGAGAGCACGCTAAGCAACATTCAGCACATTATTTTAGGCGGGCTAAAGCCAGCGTAA
- a CDS encoding DUF1653 domain-containing protein: MDSKQLKTPGRYKHYKGNLYDVYEVATHSEDESKLVVYRPCYGEKALWVRPLGMFVESVEKDGETLPRFAYVGDIPEDEKMI; the protein is encoded by the coding sequence ATGGACTCAAAACAACTCAAAACCCCCGGCCGCTATAAGCACTACAAAGGTAATCTATACGATGTATATGAAGTGGCTACACATTCAGAAGACGAAAGTAAGCTAGTGGTATATCGGCCGTGTTATGGCGAAAAAGCGTTATGGGTTCGCCCTCTGGGTATGTTTGTAGAGTCAGTGGAAAAAGACGGAGAGACACTTCCTCGTTTTGCTTATGTTGGTGATATCCCTGAAGATGAAAAAATGATCTAA
- a CDS encoding FAD:protein FMN transferase — translation MIRFAIRIFLAFVAVGILLLASCSDEKTPVVHLQGQTMGTTYNVKYLVAEMPVEGLQAEIDARLVEVNKMMSTYDPTSELSRFNQYRYTDNFAVSPDTLTVVNEALRLANLSGGVLDVTVGPLVNLWGFGPTKRPEKVPSQTDIDDIREYVGYKKLSTTPTGLKKSHPMLYVDLSTIAKGFGVDEVAEILENHNIENYLVEIGGEMRVKGERGDGSEWLIAIEKPVTTERAVQKVVSIGENAVATSGDYRNYYEEDGVRYSHLIDPTTGKPISHNLVSVTVVHPSSMTSDGLATAFNVMGWGQAIAVAEQEQLAVFLIRRTEDGFEEYASPEFDKLVTVHN, via the coding sequence GTGATTCGATTTGCTATTCGAATATTCCTCGCCTTTGTTGCGGTAGGTATTCTACTACTCGCAAGCTGTAGCGACGAAAAAACGCCTGTAGTACACCTGCAAGGGCAGACAATGGGCACAACCTACAATGTAAAATACCTTGTAGCTGAAATGCCGGTAGAAGGCTTGCAAGCTGAAATAGATGCCCGTCTTGTTGAGGTTAACAAGATGATGTCTACTTACGACCCAACGTCAGAACTATCAAGGTTCAATCAATATCGCTACACCGACAATTTCGCCGTGTCGCCAGATACGTTAACCGTGGTAAATGAAGCGCTGCGCTTGGCTAATCTTAGTGGCGGTGTACTTGATGTTACCGTTGGCCCATTGGTTAATTTGTGGGGGTTTGGCCCAACTAAGCGCCCTGAAAAAGTACCAAGCCAGACAGACATCGACGATATTCGCGAATATGTGGGTTATAAGAAGCTGTCAACCACGCCTACAGGCTTAAAGAAAAGTCACCCAATGCTTTATGTCGACCTGTCGACTATTGCAAAAGGTTTTGGCGTTGATGAAGTGGCGGAGATCCTTGAAAACCACAACATTGAAAACTACCTTGTAGAAATAGGTGGTGAAATGCGTGTGAAAGGTGAACGTGGCGACGGCAGTGAGTGGCTGATTGCCATTGAAAAGCCAGTTACCACTGAACGTGCTGTTCAAAAAGTTGTCTCAATAGGAGAAAACGCGGTTGCTACATCAGGTGACTATCGCAACTATTACGAAGAAGACGGCGTTCGTTATTCGCATCTAATCGACCCCACAACGGGCAAACCAATTTCACACAACTTGGTGTCGGTCACCGTTGTCCACCCTTCGTCGATGACGTCTGATGGCTTGGCAACAGCGTTTAATGTGATGGGGTGGGGACAAGCAATAGCAGTTGCAGAGCAAGAACAACTTGCTGTATTTCTCATTCGTCGCACAGAAGACGGATTTGAAGAGTATGCGTCGCCAGAATTTGATAAACTGGTCACAGTTCATAATTAG
- a CDS encoding VCBS repeat-containing protein: MARSIRLGTISVVALTLAACGGGGSDSAGPANGGSSSVSSSTIIKNAKDYDVSRLNTAAKTIANAQYKGKTTDAQVDLTLAQQAFNLLFNDSVMTLPELAEQDFTDDVINGAIKKTYTCDQGGSVAYDGKVSDSSTGIIAMNYQNCWLYSNGAAISGSTAIAIESVSENAVKYSLFIDKLTWTYEGTPYTLSGVVSVDEGFNQTNGSYEADTSQHVALTIGSEQYKLEGNFNISEYSYDSVNHAEVDFYVGSKGKLVIEADSPEYFSPYMYRGEVIIAGNKTSSFLFEDGFIRYLEDSDNDGNYDIGTFLVDADDLISGNLAGRNLVAIADMSAPPIVNAPGFYPDEIVNTTTPITVSGGYYYDSDTEDEDLSVSYRWYLNGNLVEDVVGDTFPAYRAVFNDVLEVSMVISDSANTVESDRTSIVLSDAPAEVVLENLPEAVSPGEYVEFKASVSDPDLGDNQGAPTLVSAPSGATINDEGVINWQVPTSQLFKTQLYAFGFSTGLDGAEVVKTHVSVTNHDVQELARSGVEVPKLNNSMVVGDFDHDGDNEVLSTDSANRVFLLSYQNGIYNQTWMYPYLLEQGGTIKQVLSTDFDNDDYPDIIVISENSVSVITDIDVPATTLFTTDNYIHSAVLGDIDNDGDDELAYLYSSYAYGETNQIAVVDLSSPESPLFTFTAEETDEIALGNVDNDTHLELVTNSGLVYDLETGENQWFLGAGFSSSHIAVADINGDGIDEIVGADSWSYIYVYSAQNKSQITSIENFNTCDISAGRLTVDSNPVLLVGDCQWGNIHAMKLSNNSLTSVFSIDMVDHGSASLTLGDADNDGLNELLWGTGTTHSGEDLLVTADVTATSATIKTAATTHQLDSFNAAGWADLYPGDERAVFFVPSTGSGYDGSKVLLMEKTGNYITSEEVSSNWDNSGIAVTTDYNNDGAGDLFLPTAQTYDGAFAAMRLNDFSIQYEITGSYSNDVSVIKAFDFNNDGFDDAVYVDGRTLKAVDVKNQVMLATYTMPQYFRDFDIVAMNGSVYVALSLGDEITELLTPTTSGFSILASTDTSCTRLTFINADSDAATELACYNDQNQSLVLFDVTDTSLTKTSDVRINTTIIDMVANPMTSANQTLIVTSANDDDYLEYYGVSELSEMTAEGISIWKSPSLIGSARKYSLHTRKSSEGNLEVLMATTRAMYWLGRAE, from the coding sequence ATGGCACGCAGTATACGCCTCGGGACTATCAGTGTAGTCGCATTAACATTAGCCGCTTGTGGAGGCGGAGGTTCTGACTCTGCGGGGCCGGCAAACGGCGGTTCCTCCTCGGTTTCGTCATCTACCATTATAAAAAACGCTAAAGACTACGATGTGTCGCGTCTCAACACCGCAGCAAAAACAATTGCAAACGCCCAATACAAAGGCAAAACAACCGATGCACAAGTAGATCTGACGTTAGCTCAACAGGCGTTCAATTTACTTTTCAATGATTCTGTTATGACTTTGCCAGAACTGGCAGAGCAGGACTTCACTGATGACGTTATTAATGGCGCGATAAAGAAAACATACACTTGTGACCAAGGTGGTAGCGTTGCTTATGACGGTAAGGTGTCAGATTCCTCCACCGGTATCATCGCCATGAATTACCAAAACTGTTGGTTATATAGCAACGGTGCAGCTATTTCCGGATCAACGGCTATCGCTATCGAAAGCGTGTCAGAGAACGCGGTGAAATACAGTTTGTTTATCGATAAGCTAACATGGACTTACGAAGGTACGCCTTATACTTTGTCGGGCGTTGTCTCAGTTGATGAAGGGTTTAACCAAACTAACGGTAGCTATGAAGCGGACACAAGCCAACACGTCGCATTAACCATTGGCTCTGAGCAGTACAAATTGGAAGGCAATTTCAATATATCTGAATATTCTTATGACTCCGTTAATCATGCTGAAGTTGACTTCTACGTTGGCTCTAAAGGTAAACTTGTTATTGAGGCAGATAGCCCTGAATATTTTTCGCCATATATGTACAGGGGAGAAGTTATTATAGCGGGTAACAAAACCTCATCGTTTTTGTTTGAGGATGGTTTTATTCGCTATTTGGAAGATTCAGATAACGACGGTAACTATGACATAGGTACATTTTTGGTCGATGCTGACGATTTAATTAGCGGTAACTTAGCAGGCAGAAACCTCGTCGCCATTGCAGATATGTCTGCTCCACCCATTGTAAATGCACCTGGCTTTTACCCTGATGAGATAGTGAATACAACGACACCCATAACCGTTAGCGGGGGATATTATTACGATAGCGATACAGAGGACGAAGATTTATCCGTCAGTTACCGCTGGTATCTCAACGGTAACTTGGTAGAAGACGTTGTAGGGGATACCTTTCCAGCCTACCGGGCTGTCTTTAACGATGTACTAGAAGTGTCTATGGTTATTTCTGATAGCGCCAACACTGTAGAATCAGATCGCACTTCCATTGTGTTGTCGGACGCCCCGGCAGAAGTAGTGCTCGAAAATTTACCTGAAGCTGTTTCCCCTGGGGAATATGTTGAATTTAAGGCTTCTGTGTCTGACCCCGATCTTGGCGACAATCAAGGGGCTCCCACATTGGTGTCTGCGCCTTCTGGGGCGACCATTAATGATGAAGGGGTGATCAACTGGCAAGTACCGACAAGTCAATTATTTAAAACTCAGCTTTATGCATTTGGTTTTTCGACAGGCTTAGATGGTGCTGAAGTCGTCAAAACCCATGTCTCAGTGACTAATCATGACGTACAAGAATTAGCTCGTTCGGGAGTTGAAGTACCTAAATTGAACAATTCAATGGTAGTTGGTGATTTTGACCACGATGGTGACAATGAAGTTCTCTCAACTGATTCTGCAAATCGCGTGTTCTTGCTCTCTTATCAAAACGGCATCTACAACCAAACTTGGATGTATCCCTACTTACTCGAACAAGGTGGGACAATAAAGCAAGTTCTCAGTACAGATTTTGATAACGACGATTACCCCGACATTATAGTGATATCTGAAAACAGTGTATCCGTAATTACCGACATTGACGTACCGGCAACCACGCTGTTTACCACCGACAATTATATACATAGCGCCGTTCTTGGAGATATTGATAACGATGGTGACGATGAATTAGCCTACCTATATTCATCATATGCTTATGGCGAAACCAATCAGATCGCAGTGGTTGACCTGAGTTCGCCCGAATCTCCATTGTTTACGTTCACCGCGGAAGAAACAGATGAAATTGCTTTAGGTAATGTAGATAACGACACTCACTTAGAGCTCGTTACAAATTCTGGTTTGGTTTACGACTTGGAAACTGGTGAAAATCAATGGTTCTTGGGAGCAGGTTTCAGTAGTAGCCATATTGCTGTTGCCGATATAAATGGCGACGGTATTGATGAAATTGTAGGGGCAGACAGTTGGTCTTACATCTATGTGTACTCAGCACAAAACAAATCTCAAATTACGAGTATTGAAAATTTTAACACTTGCGACATTAGCGCAGGAAGGCTCACCGTAGATAGTAATCCTGTATTGCTCGTTGGAGACTGCCAATGGGGCAATATTCACGCTATGAAGTTGTCTAATAATTCGCTTACTTCAGTATTTAGCATTGATATGGTTGATCATGGTTCTGCTTCGCTGACCCTTGGCGATGCCGATAATGACGGCCTTAATGAACTGTTATGGGGCACCGGTACTACACATTCTGGTGAAGATTTACTCGTAACGGCTGATGTCACTGCCACTTCTGCAACAATTAAAACCGCTGCGACTACGCATCAGCTAGATAGCTTTAATGCAGCTGGGTGGGCAGATTTGTATCCTGGTGACGAACGCGCTGTTTTCTTCGTACCGAGCACGGGGAGCGGCTATGACGGCTCCAAGGTTTTACTTATGGAGAAAACCGGGAATTACATCACCAGTGAAGAAGTTTCTTCTAACTGGGATAACTCTGGTATTGCTGTAACTACCGATTACAACAATGACGGTGCCGGTGATTTATTCCTACCTACTGCACAAACCTATGATGGCGCGTTTGCTGCAATGCGATTAAATGATTTCTCTATTCAATATGAGATTACAGGGAGTTATTCGAACGATGTTTCAGTTATTAAAGCATTCGACTTTAATAACGATGGTTTCGATGATGCCGTATATGTTGATGGTCGAACGTTAAAAGCGGTGGACGTGAAGAATCAAGTTATGTTGGCTACGTACACTATGCCTCAGTACTTTCGTGACTTTGATATTGTCGCGATGAATGGCAGTGTGTATGTGGCGCTTTCATTAGGTGACGAAATCACTGAATTACTTACGCCAACAACATCAGGTTTTTCAATTTTGGCCAGCACTGATACTTCTTGCACGCGTCTTACCTTTATAAACGCTGATAGCGACGCTGCCACAGAACTTGCTTGTTATAACGATCAGAACCAGTCTCTCGTTCTGTTTGACGTTACAGACACCAGTTTGACTAAAACATCAGACGTTCGTATCAACACGACAATCATCGACATGGTAGCAAATCCGATGACTTCCGCTAATCAAACTCTCATCGTGACTTCCGCGAATGACGATGATTACTTGGAGTATTACGGTGTTTCAGAGCTCAGCGAAATGACAGCTGAAGGGATCTCTATCTGGAAAAGCCCATCGTTGATTGGTTCTGCGCGCAAATACTCGCTTCATACGAGAAAATCGTCCGAGGGAAACCTTGAAGTGTTAATGGCTACAACAAGAGCAATGTATTGGTTAGGCCGCGCTGAGTAA
- a CDS encoding MBL fold metallo-hydrolase, translating to MKTAPRFSAHIMAAFIATSPLIYSAANPANAQDRFADVEVKATAIKGSVHMLTGAGGNIGVSAGEDGVLIIDDQFAPLAEKIAAQLGELGSDKPKYVINTHYHGDHTGSNAFFHSHKGATILAHENVRVRLANDEKIKPEALPTITYEDGIKIYFNGETLHVMHLAVGHTDGDSVVWFEQPNVMHTGDLFFNGRFPYIDQGAGGNVEGYMESVEQLLAKINDETVIIPGHGDISNKQEYTAFLAMISETFNYVKTLKQDGKTLDEVKAMGLDEKWADWSWNFITEEKWITTLYKDA from the coding sequence ATGAAAACTGCCCCTCGTTTTAGCGCCCACATTATGGCTGCGTTTATAGCTACTAGCCCTTTAATTTATTCAGCGGCTAATCCCGCAAATGCACAAGACAGGTTCGCCGATGTTGAAGTAAAGGCAACCGCGATAAAAGGCTCTGTGCACATGCTTACAGGCGCAGGTGGAAATATTGGCGTATCAGCTGGTGAAGACGGTGTTCTTATCATCGACGATCAATTTGCGCCACTGGCTGAAAAAATAGCAGCACAGCTTGGTGAACTAGGCAGCGATAAGCCTAAATATGTGATAAACACGCATTATCACGGCGATCACACAGGTTCTAATGCATTTTTCCATAGTCATAAGGGGGCAACTATTCTTGCCCATGAGAATGTGCGTGTACGCCTTGCTAACGATGAAAAGATAAAACCGGAAGCGCTGCCAACCATTACCTATGAAGATGGAATTAAGATTTACTTTAATGGTGAGACCCTTCACGTCATGCATTTAGCGGTAGGTCACACTGATGGCGATAGTGTAGTGTGGTTTGAGCAACCCAACGTTATGCACACGGGCGACTTATTCTTCAATGGCCGTTTTCCCTACATTGACCAAGGTGCAGGTGGCAATGTAGAAGGCTACATGGAATCGGTAGAGCAGTTGCTGGCAAAAATAAATGACGAAACGGTTATTATTCCGGGTCACGGCGACATTAGTAACAAGCAAGAATATACCGCGTTTTTAGCTATGATCAGTGAAACTTTTAACTATGTTAAGACGCTCAAGCAAGACGGCAAAACCCTTGATGAAGTTAAAGCGATGGGCTTAGATGAAAAGTGGGCTGATTGGAGCTGGAACTTTATTACTGAAGAAAAGTGGATAACTACACTCTACAAAGACGCTTAG
- a CDS encoding VF530 family DNA-binding protein, with translation MNQQPNNPLHGLTLEKIVTQLHERYGWDGLYYRIKVNCFNNDPSIKSSLKFLRKTQWARDKVEQLYIQTFSD, from the coding sequence ATGAATCAACAACCTAATAATCCCTTACATGGCTTAACGCTAGAGAAAATCGTCACGCAACTTCACGAGCGTTACGGATGGGATGGATTGTATTACCGCATCAAAGTGAACTGCTTTAATAACGATCCTTCGATTAAATCGTCTCTTAAGTTTCTTAGAAAGACCCAGTGGGCGCGAGACAAAGTAGAACAGCTCTATATTCAAACGTTTAGTGATTAG
- a CDS encoding sterol desaturase family protein → MGYQWAILAVFITFALLEAKNGKLFKKATEVSDDGKVELIGTLLLFIVTQPLVLFCSATMMALAFPQLQGILVDSHVLAHIALLLIFDDMMQYWWHRLSHSTRFLYNLHRAHHNAKYMSVRIIYRNNFFYYLFMPSLWFSGALIYLGLGWTYAFYLVVKLTVITGAHAEWKWDKTLYSIRWLHPVAWVIERTISTPSTHSAHHGLKADDGVTNYKGNYGNLLFFWDVLFGTAKITRQYPAQYGIEGMFYANWKEQLIWPLYKTPRKPKVVQSPSTKVNDASQPLIPNTKQIPTSETIESKA, encoded by the coding sequence ATGGGTTATCAATGGGCAATTTTAGCGGTTTTTATCACGTTTGCTTTGCTGGAAGCGAAGAACGGTAAGCTATTTAAAAAAGCGACAGAAGTGAGCGATGATGGAAAAGTAGAGCTCATAGGTACGTTACTTTTATTTATTGTAACCCAGCCACTGGTTCTCTTTTGTTCTGCAACAATGATGGCGTTGGCATTTCCTCAACTTCAGGGAATACTTGTAGATTCCCATGTTCTTGCGCACATAGCGCTACTTTTGATTTTCGATGACATGATGCAATATTGGTGGCATAGGCTTTCACATTCCACCCGATTTCTTTACAACTTACATAGAGCCCACCATAACGCTAAGTACATGAGCGTTCGCATTATTTACAGAAATAACTTTTTCTATTACCTGTTTATGCCTTCGCTATGGTTTTCCGGTGCACTGATTTACCTAGGATTGGGTTGGACCTATGCCTTTTACTTGGTGGTTAAACTTACCGTTATCACCGGCGCACACGCAGAGTGGAAATGGGACAAAACACTGTACAGTATTCGGTGGTTACATCCTGTAGCCTGGGTAATTGAGCGCACGATATCAACGCCTTCTACACATAGTGCGCATCATGGATTAAAAGCCGATGACGGCGTGACCAACTACAAAGGTAATTATGGAAATCTGTTGTTCTTCTGGGATGTGCTATTTGGTACCGCTAAGATCACCAGGCAGTATCCTGCACAATACGGTATTGAGGGGATGTTTTACGCCAACTGGAAAGAACAGCTTATTTGGCCGCTTTATAAAACACCGCGAAAGCCTAAAGTAGTGCAAAGTCCTTCAACGAAAGTGAACGATGCTAGCCAACCTTTGATACCGAACACAAAACAAATACCCACGAGTGAAACAATTGAAAGTAAAGCTTAG
- the rutA gene encoding pyrimidine utilization protein A, with translation MDIGVFIPIGNNGWLISKNSPQFKPSFDLNKEIVMKAEKYDMDFALSMIKLRGFGGETEFWDYNLESFTLMAGLAAVTSKIQLYATAATLVLPPAIMARMASTIDSISNGRFGVNLVTGWQRPEYSQMGMWPGDEFFGNRYEYLDEYIQVVKELWETGKSDFKGEHFQMDDCRMLPKPQRKIPLICAGQSAAGMDFSARHADYNFCFGKGVNTPTAFAPTAARLTEAAEKHGRSVGSAVLIMVIADETDEAAMAKWESYKDGKDQSALDWMATQGAADKKSGKDTNIRDMTNPTSAVNLNMGTLVGSYESVASMLDEIATVPGCEGVLLTFDDFLKGMDDFGTKIQPLMKSRQHLLSTSGAA, from the coding sequence ATGGATATAGGTGTATTTATTCCAATTGGTAACAACGGCTGGTTAATTTCGAAAAATTCGCCTCAGTTCAAACCTTCCTTCGATCTCAACAAAGAGATTGTAATGAAGGCTGAAAAGTACGATATGGATTTTGCGCTCTCTATGATCAAACTGCGAGGGTTTGGCGGTGAAACCGAATTTTGGGACTACAACTTAGAGTCGTTTACGTTAATGGCAGGCCTTGCTGCTGTTACCTCAAAAATTCAACTATATGCCACGGCTGCCACACTAGTCTTGCCGCCTGCAATCATGGCGCGCATGGCCAGTACCATCGACTCTATCTCCAACGGACGTTTTGGCGTAAACCTAGTCACTGGCTGGCAACGCCCTGAATACTCGCAAATGGGTATGTGGCCGGGCGATGAATTTTTCGGTAACCGCTATGAGTATTTGGATGAATACATTCAGGTAGTCAAAGAATTATGGGAAACCGGAAAAAGCGATTTTAAAGGCGAGCATTTCCAAATGGATGATTGCCGAATGTTGCCCAAGCCACAGCGAAAAATTCCACTTATCTGTGCCGGTCAAAGCGCAGCAGGCATGGATTTCTCTGCCCGTCATGCCGACTATAATTTCTGCTTTGGTAAAGGCGTAAATACACCTACCGCTTTTGCACCAACCGCAGCGCGCTTAACTGAAGCGGCTGAAAAACACGGTCGCAGCGTAGGTTCAGCGGTACTTATCATGGTTATTGCCGATGAGACGGATGAAGCCGCCATGGCGAAATGGGAAAGCTATAAAGACGGCAAAGATCAGTCCGCGTTGGACTGGATGGCAACGCAAGGAGCTGCTGATAAGAAATCGGGTAAAGACACGAATATCCGCGATATGACCAACCCAACCTCAGCAGTAAACCTGAACATGGGGACGCTGGTGGGTTCCTATGAGTCGGTGGCCTCTATGCTTGATGAAATAGCCACAGTGCCGGGCTGTGAAGGTGTATTGCTGACCTTCGATGACTTCCTTAAAGGCATGGATGATTTCGGCACTAAAATTCAGCCGCTAATGAAATCCCGTCAGCACTTGCTTAGCACATCGGGAGCCGCCTAA
- the nqrM gene encoding (Na+)-NQR maturation NqrM, whose product MSTFILAFGFFLTMVLAMAVGYLFQKKSISGSCGGLGALGIEKACDCPEPCDRKKSRMEKEEARQKKLNEWKQNQIL is encoded by the coding sequence ATGTCTACATTTATCCTTGCTTTTGGTTTCTTTCTAACAATGGTACTGGCGATGGCCGTAGGTTACCTTTTTCAGAAAAAATCAATCTCTGGAAGCTGCGGTGGCTTAGGTGCACTAGGTATTGAAAAAGCCTGTGACTGCCCTGAACCTTGTGACCGCAAAAAGTCACGTATGGAAAAAGAAGAAGCCCGTCAAAAAAAGCTAAACGAGTGGAAGCAAAACCAAATTTTGTAA
- the dinB gene encoding DNA polymerase IV, whose amino-acid sequence MRKIIHVDMDCFYAAVEMRDNPALRDIPIAIGGSADRRGVISTCNYPARKFGVRSAMATAYALKLCPNLTLVKGRMDVYAAESQKIRKIFADYTDLIEPLSLDEAYLDVTNSEFCGGSATLIAEEIRARIERELGLTASAGVAPCKFVAKVASDENKPNGICVITPDNLDAFVREMPLKKIPGVGKVTMQKLQRMGLNTCNDVRQYPFERIQKELGKFGSVLWERAHGIDERELSVSRERKSIGVERTLNEDIHTIEQCIDFLPHLFEKLQQRMENHKKRTGKPVRIRTQGVKLKFNDFQLTTVEHRSAALNEAYFHTLMQEAFERATGRGIRLVGVHIGLAADQSTQQLVLPFEQI is encoded by the coding sequence ATGCGAAAAATTATCCACGTCGACATGGATTGTTTTTATGCCGCAGTTGAAATGCGCGACAACCCAGCCTTGCGCGATATTCCTATTGCCATTGGTGGCAGTGCCGACCGTCGTGGGGTTATTTCTACCTGCAACTATCCTGCCCGCAAATTTGGTGTGCGCTCAGCTATGGCCACAGCGTATGCCTTAAAGCTTTGTCCAAATCTAACCCTCGTAAAGGGGCGTATGGATGTATACGCTGCCGAGTCGCAAAAAATACGTAAGATTTTTGCAGACTACACCGACCTTATTGAGCCCCTATCATTAGATGAAGCCTATTTGGACGTGACCAATAGTGAGTTTTGTGGGGGCAGTGCCACGTTAATTGCGGAAGAAATACGCGCTCGTATTGAAAGGGAGTTAGGTCTTACCGCTTCAGCAGGGGTCGCGCCTTGCAAATTCGTGGCGAAAGTAGCCAGTGACGAAAACAAGCCCAACGGCATTTGTGTGATCACGCCCGATAATCTCGATGCCTTTGTACGCGAAATGCCGCTAAAGAAAATTCCAGGCGTGGGCAAAGTTACTATGCAAAAGCTTCAGCGTATGGGGCTTAATACCTGTAACGATGTTCGCCAGTATCCTTTTGAGCGCATTCAAAAAGAACTGGGTAAGTTCGGTAGTGTACTGTGGGAACGGGCTCATGGTATTGATGAGCGTGAATTGTCGGTATCGCGAGAGCGCAAGTCTATAGGTGTAGAGCGCACGCTAAATGAAGATATACACACTATCGAGCAATGCATCGACTTCTTGCCCCATTTGTTTGAAAAGCTTCAGCAGCGTATGGAAAACCATAAAAAGCGCACAGGCAAGCCTGTGCGTATTCGCACCCAAGGCGTAAAGCTTAAGTTTAACGACTTTCAGCTAACGACTGTTGAGCACCGCAGCGCGGCGCTTAATGAAGCGTATTTTCACACACTAATGCAGGAAGCTTTCGAGCGAGCAACAGGGCGTGGCATCCGTCTTGTAGGCGTACATATTGGTCTTGCAGCCGACCAATCGACACAACAGCTGGTTTTGCCTTTTGAGCAGATTTAA